A genomic segment from Methanobrevibacter oralis encodes:
- a CDS encoding transposase, with amino-acid sequence MLKINENHVPSCLIKKKRINIILDNTRIHTAKMVQKVAEISNINLIYLKQYCPDLSPIENV; translated from the coding sequence ATTTTAAAAATTAATGAGAATCATGTCCCATCCTGCCTCATAAAGAAAAAAAGAATTAATATAATTCTAGACAATACAAGGATTCACACAGCAAAAATGGTTCAAAAAGTTGCAGAAATATCAAATATAAATCTAATATATTTAAAACAATATTGTCCTGATTTAAGCCCCATTGAAAATGTTTAA